The Cellulomonas shaoxiangyii sequence GGCCGCGCAGGCGGCGCGCTGGGCGCTCGGCGAGTCCTGGGGCACCCCGTCGGTCGACGTCGGCGTGGGCGGGTCCATCCCGTTCATCAGCGACCTGCTCGAGGTCTTCCCCGAGGCCGCGATCCTCGTCACCGGTGTGGAGGACCCCGACTCGCGCGCGCACGGCGCCGACGAGTCCGTCCACCTGGGGGAGCTCGAGCGCGTGGTGCTGGCCGAGGCCCTGCTCCTGGCGTCGCTCGCCCCGCGGGCCTGACCCGGGACGCCGGCAGCGCGGGCGGCGGCGGTCGGGGCACCGCTCAGCGGTGCGCCACGTCGACCGCCCGCGCCCAGGCGGCCACGTCGTCGGGGAGGTGCGGGGGCGCCGGCGGTGCGTGGTCGAGCAGCGCGACGACGTCCGGCGCCGGGACCCGGTCGCCCCGCCGGGACAGGAACCGCCCGGCGACCCATCCGCGCGCGACGTGCTGCTCGCCGCGGGCGAACACCTGCTCGAGGTACACGACCCGCGGGTCCCAGCCCAGCACGCGCGTCGTGATGGTGAACTGCTGACGCCACGTGAGCGAGCGCCGGTACGTCACCGTCGAGGCCGCCACCACGGGGTACCAGCCGCGCTCCGTGAGCAGCCCGAACGCGCCGAGGTCCGCCAGGTAGTGGGTGCGGGCGACGTCCATCATCTGCAGGTAGACGCCGTTGTTGACGTGGCGGTAGAGGTCCAGGTCGCTGGCGCGGACGCGCAGGCGCGTCACCGAGGGGTCGAGGACCGCACGCCCCGGGACGGGACGCCGCGGACGGGAGGTGGCGAGGGCGAGCTGCAGCGTTCGGGTCACGCCGCGACGCTACCGGCGTGCGGCCGCGCGCCTGACGGCGCCCCGGTGGGTGCGGGGGCCCCGGCGCCCGGTGCTCAGTGCCCCGGCAGCGCGAGCATCTGGTCGAGCGCGACGCGCGCCCAGTGCGCGTCGTCGGCGTCGACCACGATGCGGTTCGGCACGCGGCCGGCCACCAGCTCCTCGAGCGCCCACACGAGGTGCGGCAGGTCGATCCGGTTCATCGTCGAGCAGAAGCAGACCGTGGAGTCGAGGTAGTGCACCGTCAGCTCCGGGTGCGCCCGGGCGAGGCGGCGGACCAGGTTGAGCTCCGTGCCGATCGCCCACGACGAGCCCGGCTCGGCGGCGTCGAGCGCCTTGATGATGTACTCCGTCGAGCCGACCATGTCCGCCGCGGTGACGACCTCGTGCGTGCACTCGGGGTGCACGAGGACGGTCACGCCCGGCACCGCCGCGCGCACGTCCGCGACGTTGCGGGCGGAGAACCGCCCGTGCACCGAGCAGTGCCCGCGCCACAGGATCATCCGGGCGTCCCGCAGCTGCTGCGTCGTGACGCCGCCACCGGGCTTGCGGGGGTCGTAGACGACGCAGTCCGCGAGCGAGAGCCCCAGCTGCAGGACCGCCGTGTTGCGCCCGAGGTGCTGGTCCGGCATGAACAGGACCTTGCCGCGGCCCGCGACCCCGCCCGCGCGGTCGAACGCCCAGCGGAGCGCCACCTGTGCGTTCGACGACGTGCACACCGTCCCGCCGTGCCGGCCGGTGAAGGCCTTGATGGCCGCCGTGGAGTTCATGTAGGTCACAGGGACCGTCTCGTCCGCGACGCCGGCGTCCACCAGCACGTCCCACGCGTCCTCGACCTGGTCGATCGCGGCCATGTCGGCCATCGAGCAGCCGGCGGCGAGGTCGGGCAGGACCACCTGCTGGGCGTCCGTGGTGAGGATGTCGGCCGACTCGGCCATGAAGTGCACGCCGCAGAAGACGACGAACTCCGCGTCCGGGCGGGCGGCCGCCTCGCGCGCGAGCTTGAAGGAGTCGCCGGTGACGTCGGCGAACGCGATGACCTCGTCGCGCTGGTAGTGGTGGCCGAGCACGAACGCCCGGTCGCCGAGCGCGGCCC is a genomic window containing:
- the nadA gene encoding quinolinate synthase NadA; this translates as MTLTTPGTGTFTEPAPSALLLLGRGADLASERGVECAGALPDPSDPALVERARAARAALGDRAFVLGHHYQRDEVIAFADVTGDSFKLAREAAARPDAEFVVFCGVHFMAESADILTTDAQQVVLPDLAAGCSMADMAAIDQVEDAWDVLVDAGVADETVPVTYMNSTAAIKAFTGRHGGTVCTSSNAQVALRWAFDRAGGVAGRGKVLFMPDQHLGRNTAVLQLGLSLADCVVYDPRKPGGGVTTQQLRDARMILWRGHCSVHGRFSARNVADVRAAVPGVTVLVHPECTHEVVTAADMVGSTEYIIKALDAAEPGSSWAIGTELNLVRRLARAHPELTVHYLDSTVCFCSTMNRIDLPHLVWALEELVAGRVPNRIVVDADDAHWARVALDQMLALPGH
- a CDS encoding acyl-CoA thioesterase; translation: MTRTLQLALATSRPRRPVPGRAVLDPSVTRLRVRASDLDLYRHVNNGVYLQMMDVARTHYLADLGAFGLLTERGWYPVVAASTVTYRRSLTWRQQFTITTRVLGWDPRVVYLEQVFARGEQHVARGWVAGRFLSRRGDRVPAPDVVALLDHAPPAPPHLPDDVAAWARAVDVAHR